One part of the Candidatus Paceibacterota bacterium genome encodes these proteins:
- the rnc gene encoding ribonuclease III, whose product MDLGVFEKKIGVTFQNKELLKQAFIHRSYLNENRSLKMAHNERLEFLGDAVLELIVTEYLYHKYPDNQEGDLTSYRASLVNAVTLSGVAESLGFNDYLLLSKGEARDTGRARQSILADTMESVIGAIYIDQGYEVAKQFISENIFGLIDSIVAQGAWIDAKSRFQELAQEKTGVTPAYKTIRESGPDHDKHFLIGVYLNEACLAEGEGKSKQEAEQKAAEGALKTSGW is encoded by the coding sequence ATGGATTTAGGCGTTTTTGAAAAAAAAATTGGAGTAACATTTCAAAACAAAGAGCTTCTCAAACAAGCTTTTATTCATCGTTCCTATTTGAATGAAAATCGCTCTCTTAAAATGGCTCACAACGAACGACTGGAATTTTTGGGTGACGCAGTGCTTGAGCTTATCGTGACCGAATATCTTTATCACAAATATCCCGACAATCAAGAAGGCGATCTTACTTCCTATCGAGCATCTCTTGTGAACGCAGTGACGCTTTCTGGCGTTGCAGAGTCCCTAGGTTTCAACGATTATCTTCTTCTTTCGAAAGGCGAAGCGAGAGATACCGGCCGAGCGCGACAATCAATCTTGGCAGATACCATGGAATCTGTGATCGGAGCAATTTATATTGACCAAGGATACGAAGTAGCAAAACAATTTATCTCAGAAAATATTTTCGGTCTCATTGATTCGATTGTCGCGCAAGGTGCCTGGATCGATGCAAAAAGCCGTTTTCAGGAATTGGCACAAGAAAAAACAGGAGTCACGCCTGCGTATAAAACCATCCGAGAATCAGGACCAGATCACGATAAACATTTTCTCATCGGTGTCTATCTCAATGAAGCATGCCTCGCTGAAGGAGAGGGGAAGTCAAAGCAAGAAGCTGAGCAAAAAGCGGCTGAAGGAGCACTCAAGACCAGCGGATGGTAA
- a CDS encoding class I SAM-dependent methyltransferase — translation MKKKDTSWGNVAGWYDELLSKDSDSYQSKVILPNLLRLMEIKKGEWIFDIACGQGFFSREFVKAGANVVGSDIAPELIAIAKKDAPKEAIFHVAPSDDISFEENESFDKVVCILALQNIEKLSETLAEASRILRKTGKLYLVLNHPAFRIPQKSGWEFDEKKKIQFRRVDEYLSESRTEIDMHPGQKESEHTVSFHRSLQVYFKMFRKNNLAVTRLEEWISHKASQKGPRAVAEDKARKEIPLFLFLEIVKI, via the coding sequence GTGAAAAAGAAAGATACATCATGGGGGAATGTTGCGGGATGGTATGACGAACTTCTCTCGAAGGATTCCGACAGCTACCAATCTAAGGTTATTCTGCCGAACCTCCTTCGGCTTATGGAGATCAAAAAGGGCGAGTGGATATTTGATATTGCTTGCGGACAGGGATTTTTTTCGCGGGAATTTGTAAAAGCGGGAGCGAATGTTGTCGGTTCGGATATCGCTCCAGAGCTTATTGCAATCGCTAAAAAAGACGCGCCCAAAGAAGCCATTTTTCATGTTGCTCCTTCGGATGATATTTCGTTTGAAGAGAATGAATCTTTCGATAAGGTAGTCTGTATCCTGGCGCTTCAAAATATCGAGAAACTTTCCGAAACACTAGCAGAAGCATCTCGGATACTGCGTAAGACAGGGAAGCTCTATCTGGTTCTCAACCATCCAGCATTTCGCATCCCGCAAAAATCCGGCTGGGAGTTCGACGAGAAAAAGAAGATACAATTTCGCCGAGTGGACGAATATCTTTCAGAATCCCGCACCGAAATCGATATGCATCCGGGTCAAAAAGAAAGTGAGCACACGGTCTCATTCCACCGCTCGCTCCAAGTCTATTTCAAAATGTTTCGTAAAAATAATTTGGCCGTAACCCGTCTCGAAGAATGGATTTCCCACAAGGCGAGCCAAAAAGGCCCGCGAGCGGTAGCGGAAGACAAAGCCCGCAAAGAAATTCCATTGTTTCTTTTTCTTGAGATAGTTAAAATTTGA
- the dnaE gene encoding DNA polymerase III subunit alpha: MSKFIHLHTHSHYSLLQALPKIPELVSAAKDAGMNALALTDNGNLYGAIEFYQACKKAGIKPIIGVDAYVALRTRQDKQAGVDNRRTRLVLLAKSETGYKNLIQLVTRANIEGFYYRPRIDRELLKQNHNGLVCIMPAFNGELSGALKIHDTEKAKEIAHWYQEIFDRDLYLEITHHPEIEGHEALVKEIVEFGKAEKIPVVATNDVYYLSLNDRKARNTLLSIQNNGEVGERNAFGDDEPDLSFIKESLAEEFFKDFPEAVENTIKVAEKCNLELTLGTWYFPDMKIESGRTPDEELRHLVIEGLKTRKMEATEEVKKRYEYELEVIKNKGYSKYFLVVGDLLRFAHENKILTTIRGSVAGSLVTYLAGITNVNPLEYKIPFERFLNPERPSAPDIDMDYADNRRDEVIAYARKKYGEEHVAQIGTFGTMMARGSVRDVARALGFAYSEGDRLAKLIPMGAQGFPMTIDRALEDVPELKETYDKEADAKTIIDMAKKIEGCARHVGVHAAGVVIAPTPLTDYTPLQFDPKGEGKIITQYDMYSVGEDGVGLLKFDFLGIKNLSILASSVDLVEKILGQKIDIEHVPLNDKKTFEMLARGETIGLFQLNGSGLTKFLKDLRPSTILDINAMVALYRPGPLESIPRYIERKHNPLLIRYLDPRMKDILDQSYGVITYQDDVLLIAVKIGGYSWLEADKLRKAMGKKIPAEMEAQKEKLQSAFVKNGMSKEKAEELWKLIEPFAAYGFNKAHAASYGRVAYQTAYMKANFPAIYMAAVLTADAGDVEKIAEFIAECKRMGIPVLPPSINESFQDFTVVKKEEETNRVILDEIQEGSEHRDQAVVNTTARGAGGASDAEVRQNGTIGKDKIRFGLNTIKNFGEGIAKVIIEERKTNGQFKSLVDFLDRIKDKNLNKKSLEALIKCGAMDELGERGTMLGNLEDILTYNKEKNKIKNQDSLFGGIAGEHENLTLKSMPPAEQKDKLAWEKELLGLYVSGHPLDNFKEKLAGKISIQKIKETMKEGMMTVVSGIVEEVKPIQTKKGDQMAFIKLSDMSGTMEVVVFARTLAEFKAFLLPEACIAIKGKVSMRNGEFSLLSEAVKKL; this comes from the coding sequence ATGTCTAAATTTATCCACTTACATACACATTCACATTACAGCTTATTGCAGGCCCTGCCCAAAATCCCAGAGCTTGTTTCAGCTGCAAAAGATGCCGGGATGAACGCTCTTGCTCTTACCGATAATGGAAATCTCTACGGTGCCATCGAATTCTATCAAGCCTGCAAAAAAGCTGGGATAAAACCCATCATTGGCGTTGATGCATACGTCGCGCTTCGTACCCGACAAGACAAGCAAGCTGGAGTGGACAACAGACGCACTCGGCTCGTCCTTTTGGCAAAAAGCGAAACGGGATATAAAAATTTGATACAGCTTGTCACTCGCGCAAACATTGAGGGCTTTTATTACCGGCCTCGCATTGATAGAGAGCTTCTTAAGCAAAATCATAATGGTCTCGTCTGCATTATGCCCGCTTTTAATGGAGAACTTTCGGGAGCGTTAAAAATCCACGATACGGAGAAAGCGAAAGAAATTGCTCACTGGTATCAGGAAATTTTCGACCGTGATCTCTATCTTGAAATTACCCATCATCCGGAAATTGAAGGGCATGAAGCACTCGTGAAAGAAATTGTTGAATTTGGAAAAGCAGAAAAAATCCCCGTTGTCGCTACGAACGATGTCTATTATCTTTCACTGAATGACAGAAAAGCACGAAATACGCTTCTCTCGATACAAAATAATGGCGAAGTAGGAGAACGAAATGCGTTTGGAGACGACGAACCCGACCTTTCTTTTATCAAAGAATCACTGGCGGAAGAATTTTTCAAAGATTTTCCTGAAGCTGTCGAAAATACGATTAAAGTTGCCGAAAAATGCAATTTGGAATTGACGCTTGGTACTTGGTATTTTCCAGATATGAAAATTGAGAGCGGACGGACACCGGATGAAGAATTACGGCATCTTGTAATTGAAGGCCTCAAGACGCGAAAAATGGAGGCAACGGAAGAAGTGAAAAAACGATACGAATACGAGCTTGAGGTCATCAAAAACAAAGGATACTCAAAATATTTCCTCGTCGTGGGAGACCTTTTGCGTTTTGCCCATGAAAATAAAATTTTGACCACCATTCGAGGTTCGGTCGCGGGCTCGCTTGTCACCTACCTCGCAGGAATTACGAATGTAAATCCGCTTGAATATAAAATTCCGTTCGAACGATTTTTAAACCCCGAACGCCCTTCCGCTCCCGATATCGATATGGATTACGCCGATAACCGCCGAGACGAAGTGATTGCTTACGCCCGCAAAAAATACGGAGAGGAACATGTCGCCCAGATCGGAACATTCGGAACGATGATGGCTCGAGGCTCTGTCCGCGACGTTGCCCGAGCGCTTGGCTTTGCATATTCCGAAGGTGATCGGCTGGCAAAACTTATTCCGATGGGCGCACAAGGATTTCCTATGACGATAGACAGGGCACTCGAAGACGTTCCGGAACTCAAAGAAACATACGACAAAGAGGCCGATGCAAAAACCATCATCGATATGGCAAAAAAAATCGAGGGTTGTGCTCGGCACGTTGGAGTCCATGCCGCAGGTGTGGTTATCGCTCCAACTCCCCTTACCGATTACACCCCGCTTCAGTTTGATCCCAAAGGCGAAGGGAAAATCATCACTCAATACGATATGTACAGCGTCGGAGAAGATGGCGTCGGACTTCTGAAATTCGACTTTCTCGGAATCAAAAATCTTTCTATTCTTGCGAGTTCGGTTGATCTCGTAGAGAAAATTCTCGGCCAGAAAATCGATATTGAGCATGTTCCGCTCAATGACAAGAAAACATTTGAAATGTTAGCACGCGGAGAAACGATCGGGCTTTTCCAATTGAATGGTTCAGGCCTTACGAAATTTTTGAAAGACCTTCGCCCCTCGACAATTCTTGATATAAACGCAATGGTGGCGCTGTATCGCCCAGGACCGCTTGAATCAATCCCTCGGTATATCGAGCGCAAGCATAATCCCCTTCTCATCCGCTATCTTGATCCGCGAATGAAAGATATCCTCGACCAAAGTTACGGAGTGATCACCTACCAGGACGACGTGCTTCTCATTGCCGTAAAAATCGGAGGTTATTCATGGCTTGAAGCGGACAAGCTTCGAAAAGCCATGGGAAAGAAAATTCCAGCTGAAATGGAGGCGCAGAAAGAGAAACTTCAATCTGCTTTTGTCAAAAATGGCATGAGTAAAGAAAAAGCGGAAGAGCTTTGGAAACTTATCGAGCCTTTCGCTGCATACGGATTCAACAAAGCCCACGCTGCGAGCTATGGACGTGTCGCATACCAGACCGCATATATGAAAGCGAATTTCCCTGCTATCTACATGGCGGCAGTGCTCACAGCCGACGCCGGAGATGTGGAGAAAATCGCCGAGTTCATCGCGGAATGCAAGCGCATGGGAATTCCCGTGCTTCCACCTTCTATCAACGAAAGTTTCCAGGATTTTACTGTTGTTAAGAAAGAAGAGGAAACCAATCGTGTTATTTTGGATGAAATTCAAGAAGGGAGTGAGCACCGCGACCAAGCTGTAGTTAATACTACTGCGCGTGGAGCGGGCGGAGCTTCCGACGCAGAAGTTCGCCAAAATGGCACGATTGGAAAAGATAAGATTCGGTTCGGGCTCAACACGATTAAGAACTTTGGAGAAGGCATCGCGAAAGTAATCATCGAAGAAAGAAAAACGAACGGACAATTCAAATCCCTCGTCGATTTCCTCGATCGTATAAAGGATAAAAATTTAAATAAAAAATCACTCGAAGCGCTCATCAAATGCGGAGCGATGGACGAACTTGGCGAAAGAGGAACAATGCTCGGAAATCTTGAAGATATCCTTACTTATAACAAAGAGAAAAATAAGATCAAAAATCAGGATTCCCTTTTCGGTGGAATCGCGGGCGAGCACGAAAATCTCACGTTGAAATCAATGCCTCCTGCGGAACAAAAAGACAAGCTCGCGTGGGAAAAAGAGCTTCTCGGCCTCTATGTGTCTGGCCATCCGCTCGATAATTTCAAAGAAAAGCTTGCAGGAAAAATTTCCATTCAGAAAATAAAAGAAACAATGAAAGAAGGCATGATGACCGTTGTCTCCGGCATTGTAGAAGAAGTGAAACCGATACAGACCAAAAAAGGCGATCAAATGGCATTTATCAAGCTCTCTGATATGAGCGGAACGATGGAAGTGGTCGTCTTCGCACGTACCCTTGCAGAATTTAAAGCATTCCTTCTTCCCGAAGCCTGCATAGCGATTAAAGGCAAGGTTTCAATGCGAAATGGAGAATTTTCGCTTCTCTCTGAAGCAGTGAAGAAATTATGA
- the nusB gene encoding transcription antitermination factor NusB, translating into MANRHLSRSIVMQSMFEMDFRGLPASDASAVLERNAEEFAPGMGDFSFMKSLTQHILEKKKDIDAIIEKAAPDWPIDKISIVDRNILRIGLYELLFSDRGEVPAKVAINESIELAKTFGGETSGKFVNGVLGAVYKELGEPGKDETSKKKKDEVPDDKAPIEKLGGAVVYMKKGNQMYLAFVHDIFKHWTLSKGKLESGEDDEKATCREIKEEMGVDIDIKQKLGENSYITYNKEKKKIRKSVVYFLAECTSPFETLKLQKLGGLDDAKWFPLEKIGELTLYDDLVPIITKAVNILLKAK; encoded by the coding sequence ATGGCCAATAGGCACCTTTCCAGAAGTATAGTGATGCAGTCCATGTTTGAAATGGATTTCAGAGGACTTCCTGCCTCTGATGCATCTGCCGTGCTCGAAAGAAATGCCGAAGAGTTTGCCCCTGGGATGGGAGATTTTTCATTTATGAAATCTCTCACTCAGCATATTCTCGAAAAGAAAAAAGATATTGACGCGATTATTGAAAAAGCGGCGCCGGACTGGCCGATAGATAAAATTTCAATCGTAGATAGAAATATTCTCCGCATCGGACTTTACGAACTTCTTTTTTCAGATCGCGGAGAAGTGCCGGCAAAAGTTGCTATCAATGAATCGATCGAGCTTGCAAAAACATTCGGCGGAGAGACATCGGGCAAATTTGTAAACGGAGTCTTGGGCGCAGTTTATAAAGAACTTGGTGAGCCGGGTAAAGACGAAACGTCAAAGAAGAAAAAAGACGAGGTGCCGGATGACAAAGCGCCCATTGAAAAGCTTGGCGGAGCAGTCGTCTATATGAAAAAGGGGAACCAGATGTATCTCGCTTTTGTCCACGATATTTTCAAACACTGGACGCTTTCGAAAGGTAAACTTGAATCGGGTGAGGACGATGAAAAAGCAACTTGTCGAGAGATAAAAGAAGAAATGGGAGTCGATATTGATATCAAACAAAAACTTGGCGAGAATTCCTACATTACCTACAACAAAGAAAAGAAAAAGATTAGAAAATCAGTTGTTTATTTTCTCGCAGAATGCACTTCTCCGTTTGAAACTTTGAAATTGCAGAAACTTGGCGGGTTGGATGATGCAAAATGGTTTCCTCTTGAAAAAATCGGCGAGCTCACGCTCTACGATGATCTCGTTCCTATTATCACCAAAGCAGTGAATATCTTATTGAAGGCAAAATAA
- a CDS encoding HAD family hydrolase, which translates to MTEEKSWIIFDWGRTLYDAENADLFPDAIEILEYLKSKYHLAIVSLAKKDGDIERRKAIVKEKDLEKYFEYVAFTDENKDALYEKTVQQFKMKPEKTVIIDDRMFRGIQWGNKFGATTIWLQKGKFENELPNEETGLPTFTIKDLKELKAIL; encoded by the coding sequence ATGACCGAAGAAAAATCATGGATTATTTTTGACTGGGGACGCACTCTCTATGATGCAGAAAATGCTGATCTATTTCCCGACGCTATTGAAATCCTTGAATATTTGAAAAGTAAATATCATCTGGCTATTGTTTCTCTTGCTAAAAAAGACGGAGATATCGAAAGACGAAAAGCTATCGTAAAAGAAAAGGACTTGGAAAAATATTTTGAATATGTTGCTTTTACGGACGAAAATAAAGATGCTTTATATGAAAAAACGGTACAGCAATTCAAAATGAAGCCGGAAAAGACAGTGATTATCGACGACAGAATGTTCCGAGGAATACAATGGGGAAATAAATTCGGAGCAACAACGATCTGGCTCCAAAAAGGAAAATTCGAGAATGAATTGCCGAATGAAGAAACCGGCCTTCCCACTTTTACAATAAAAGATCTGAAGGAATTGAAGGCTATTCTTTAG
- a CDS encoding ribonuclease HII → MVVKYSIGIDEVGRGPLAGPVTLCAVMVEKGAAKNFSEIFRGVRDSKQLTEKVREKWSKIAKSEKEKGAIQFSISSVQNFTIDKIGLARAVRRALKNCLKKLEVIPSECEIFLDGSLYAPKEFKNQKTIIGGDSKVKIISLASVIAKVHRDRKMARLSKKYPGYGFEIHKGYGTKLHYKSLKKWGVSEIHRKSFLHSLPTASPQVIHS, encoded by the coding sequence ATGGTCGTCAAGTATAGTATTGGAATTGATGAGGTGGGACGGGGGCCTTTGGCGGGGCCGGTAACTTTGTGCGCAGTTATGGTGGAGAAGGGGGCAGCGAAAAATTTCTCGGAAATTTTTCGCGGGGTCCGGGATTCAAAACAGCTTACCGAAAAGGTGCGTGAAAAGTGGTCAAAAATCGCAAAATCAGAAAAAGAAAAAGGTGCCATCCAATTTTCGATTTCATCAGTTCAAAATTTTACGATAGACAAAATTGGACTCGCGCGCGCCGTACGGCGCGCGCTCAAAAACTGCTTGAAAAAACTCGAAGTAATTCCGAGCGAATGCGAAATTTTTTTAGACGGCTCGCTTTACGCTCCCAAAGAATTTAAAAATCAGAAAACAATTATCGGAGGCGATTCGAAAGTAAAAATCATTTCTCTTGCATCTGTTATCGCTAAAGTTCATCGCGATAGAAAAATGGCTCGACTTTCAAAAAAATATCCCGGTTACGGCTTTGAAATCCACAAAGGCTATGGCACCAAACTTCACTATAAAAGTCTTAAAAAATGGGGCGTTTCGGAGATTCATCGCAAGAGTTTTCTCCACTCCTTACCCACAGCATCCCCACAAGTTATCCACAGCTAA
- the rpmF gene encoding 50S ribosomal protein L32 — protein sequence MRHTRAHTGNRRSHHALVSMRVSKCPDCGAMRMNHTMCTNCGKYKGRVVIDVLAKIAKKEKKAKTAAKR from the coding sequence ATGCGACATACACGTGCTCATACAGGAAACAGGCGCTCACATCATGCGCTCGTTTCGATGCGTGTATCGAAGTGCCCAGATTGCGGCGCAATGCGTATGAATCACACCATGTGCACCAATTGCGGCAAATATAAAGGCCGGGTGGTTATCGATGTTTTGGCAAAAATTGCCAAGAAAGAAAAGAAAGCAAAAACTGCCGCTAAAAGATAG
- the thrS gene encoding threonine--tRNA ligase: protein MKSEEKLEHKRHSLSHLLGATVLEMYPKAKLAIGPAIENGFYYDIELPETISDNDLPKIEKVMEKMLPSWKEFTHKEVTEAEAKKHFKGNPYKLELIEEIAGKGEKITLYTAGEFTDLCRGGHVENPAKEIDPLGFTLVRVAGAYWRGDEKNKMLTRIYGLAFDTKEELEAYEKQEEEAKKRDHRKLGKELGIFAFDEDVGAGLPLWLPHGGAMIEEIEKLAKETEFEAGYERVRTPHIAKESMYLKSGHLPYYEESMYPPLEYEGGKYYLKAMNCPHHHKIFAAEPKSYRDLPLRLAEYGTVYRHEKSGELFGIMRVRSLSMNDAHIYCTEEQFADEFRAVNDMYLKYFKIFGIDKYVMRFSTHDPAKLGEKYVNEPELWKKTEKMVRDVLIESKIPYVEVPNEAAFYGPKIDVEVWSAIGREFTLATNQVDFSVPKKFGLVYTNKEGKEETPLCIHRAPLGTHERFIGFLIEHYGGNFPLWLSPVQVRVLPVRVSHNEYAKEIYKKLREAGIRAEISLEDVGLGKKVRSAKEERVSYFIIVGDKDIEAKKATLEHREKGNLGQMSTEEIVTKLTEEIKSKK from the coding sequence ATGAAATCCGAAGAAAAACTCGAACATAAACGACACTCACTCTCTCACCTTCTCGGCGCGACTGTTTTGGAAATGTATCCGAAAGCAAAATTGGCGATCGGCCCTGCGATTGAAAACGGTTTTTATTACGATATCGAATTGCCGGAGACTATAAGCGACAACGACCTTCCTAAAATCGAAAAGGTAATGGAGAAAATGCTTCCAAGTTGGAAAGAATTTACCCACAAAGAAGTTACGGAAGCAGAGGCAAAGAAACATTTCAAAGGAAATCCCTACAAACTCGAACTCATCGAAGAAATTGCTGGTAAAGGTGAGAAAATAACCCTCTACACTGCGGGAGAATTCACCGATCTCTGCCGAGGAGGACATGTTGAGAATCCTGCAAAAGAAATTGACCCATTGGGATTCACACTCGTGCGAGTTGCGGGAGCATACTGGCGAGGAGATGAGAAAAATAAAATGCTCACCCGTATTTATGGACTAGCATTCGATACAAAAGAAGAACTCGAGGCGTATGAAAAGCAAGAGGAGGAAGCAAAGAAACGAGACCACCGAAAGCTCGGGAAAGAGCTTGGCATTTTTGCATTCGATGAAGACGTGGGCGCGGGATTGCCCCTATGGCTTCCACACGGAGGAGCAATGATAGAAGAAATTGAAAAATTAGCGAAAGAAACTGAGTTTGAAGCCGGTTACGAACGGGTCAGAACTCCTCATATCGCAAAAGAATCTATGTATCTAAAAAGCGGTCATCTCCCCTACTATGAGGAAAGTATGTACCCTCCGCTCGAATATGAAGGCGGAAAATACTATCTGAAGGCAATGAACTGTCCCCATCACCATAAGATCTTTGCCGCGGAACCGAAAAGTTATCGCGATCTTCCTCTTCGTCTTGCAGAATACGGCACTGTCTATCGCCACGAAAAATCAGGAGAACTCTTTGGCATTATGCGTGTTCGCTCTCTTTCAATGAACGACGCGCACATTTATTGTACGGAAGAGCAATTCGCCGACGAATTCAGAGCAGTGAACGATATGTATCTCAAATATTTCAAAATCTTCGGCATTGATAAATATGTTATGCGCTTCTCGACTCACGATCCAGCAAAACTTGGAGAAAAATACGTGAATGAACCAGAGCTTTGGAAAAAAACCGAAAAGATGGTGCGTGATGTTCTTATTGAATCAAAAATTCCGTATGTCGAAGTACCGAACGAAGCCGCATTTTACGGACCAAAGATTGATGTTGAAGTTTGGAGCGCTATCGGACGCGAATTTACCTTGGCAACAAATCAGGTTGATTTCTCGGTTCCCAAAAAATTTGGACTAGTGTATACAAACAAAGAAGGAAAAGAGGAAACACCGCTTTGCATCCACCGAGCGCCTCTTGGAACTCACGAACGCTTTATCGGATTTCTTATTGAACATTACGGAGGCAATTTCCCTCTCTGGCTCTCCCCTGTACAGGTGCGAGTGCTTCCTGTAAGAGTTTCGCATAATGAATACGCAAAAGAGATTTACAAAAAATTGCGTGAAGCTGGTATCCGAGCGGAAATCTCACTCGAAGATGTTGGGCTTGGCAAAAAGGTCCGTTCTGCGAAAGAAGAGCGAGTTTCTTATTTTATAATTGTCGGAGATAAAGATATTGAAGCGAAGAAAGCAACACTCGAACATCGCGAAAAAGGAAATCTCGGGCAGATGAGTACGGAGGAGATTGTTACAAAACTCACAGAGGAAATAAAAAGCAAAAAATAA